Within the Nitrososphaerota archaeon genome, the region CTTAGGTTCAATTCATTTTATAGATGGAATAGACATTATAGGAAGCCAATCATCTATTTTTTTTAAAAATAAAAATATGAGTGAAGCATATGAAAGATACTTCTTAGAATTAAAGAAACTTGTTGAAAGTGGCTTAGTAGATGTTTTAGCTCACCCAGATTATATTAGAAGAAGTGCTATAAAGTATTATGGAGAAGATTTCATTTTTGAAAATAATAAGAATATTATTGAAGAACTTTTAGAATCAATGATTAAAAATGATGTAGGATTAGAAATTAATACTTCTGGATATAGACATGGTTTAAATGACTCCTTTCCAAAAATAGAATTTTTAAAATTTTGCTTTAAAAAAGGTTTAAGAAAAATTACAATAGGTTCTGATTCTCATTCACCTGAATATTTAACACTTTTCCTTGATAAAGGTATTGAAAAAATTAAGAATGTTGGTTATAGTGAAATATGTATTTTTAATAAAAGAAAACCTTTATGGGTTTCTATAGAAAGCATAGTTTCAGATATTTGAATTTAACTCTAATCAATTATTCTTTTATTTCTTCTTTAAAATTATGTTTACATATTTTACACATACAATAACATGTAAAAGATGTTTCTTCTAAATCGCTTTTAATAGATAAAATTTTAACATTTCTTGAGCCACAATTAGGACATCTAATAGAAATTCTATACTTAGCTCTATAAACTAGAAAATATGATAATAAAATTAATGATAAAGAAATAGCAAGTGCATAAATTATGTCTAACATATTTTTTACCTTATTTTTGACTTTCTCTTTTTAATTGTTTTTTCTTAAATTTTTCTTTAAAATAAACTTTTTCTTTATTTTTTAAGGAACATATACTATAAAATTTCCACTTAAATTATAAAATATTAATCTAGCTTTACCTTTTCCTGGTTCATATGGTGAAGGATAAGCAATAATTATTTTAAATGTTTTTGTTCCATAATATAATTCTTTTTCACTTCCTTTAAAAATTACTTGATGAATATTACTTTCAATTTTTGTTATTTTATTTGGATAAACTTTTTCTTCAATACTTGCTACTAATGCTCCTTCTCCTTCTGCTGTTTCATATTCATAAAAAATAACTGGATATGTGTAATTTGTATTAGATTTAGCATATATTGTCCAATTTAATAGTACTGTATAAGTTCCTGTTTCATTATTAAAATAAACATTTTCAACATTTATTTTAAAATCTATAATTGTAATATTATATCTAAACGTGAAACTTTCAGTAGTATTTTTTTCTATTAATGTTTTTGAAGTATTAAGCATTGTGATGTAATCAATAGTTTTACTTATATTTGTAATGGGCATTGTATAATTAATAGTAAGTTCATTATAATTACTTTTATTTATATAAAAAATGATAGTAATTATAATTAATAGTGCTACTATAATTAATATTAATAATATTGCTGGAAAATATTTTTTCATTTATTTCACTTTTTTTAACTAACTTTTTCAGAAATTAATGATTCTAGTTCATCTTTTATATCTTTTAAAGATTTATATTTTTTATCACTTGCTTTTTTAAATATATCAGAAATACTCATGTATAAGGAGGAAGTTACAAATACTTTCTTTTTACCATATTTTTCTATAATTTCTTTTTTAGAAATAGGAAATTTTATAGGAGAT harbors:
- a CDS encoding histidinol-phosphatase, coding for MKVKIDYHVHTDYTWDAKGNVEDYCKIAEYKGIEEIVFTNHFIPFLLNIPKGSITKDGIEKHFKEIEEARKKYNLKIKIGLEIDYNIAYEKIIENILNEYQFDFILGSIHFIDGIDIIGSQSSIFFKNKNMSEAYERYFLELKKLVESGLVDVLAHPDYIRRSAIKYYGEDFIFENNKNIIEELLESMIKNDVGLEINTSGYRHGLNDSFPKIEFLKFCFKKGLRKITIGSDSHSPEYLTLFLDKGIEKIKNVGYSEICIFNKRKPLWVSIESIVSDI